The Teredinibacter sp. KSP-S5-2 genomic interval AGTGATCTTAGAATTAGTATTTGTGTGGCGTACAATATGCTGATAACATCGAGCAAACATGGAGGCGAAATTGTAATCTCTTCCAGCTTTTCTTATTTTATCAATATTCTCTGTGCTCTTTTAAAGAGTGCATCTTAGCTTTTTATTAGTTTAAAAACTTATACATGTCAGTTACGCGGATAACGTCCAATTAAAAAGGCGCTGGAGGAGGTATGGGCTTATACTATTCTAGCGTTATGTGATTTTGGGGGAAATGGTTTTGGTTTAAGTATACGGAATTGCACAGGTGTTTTTAGTGCTTTAGTGAGAATGACTGGGTGAAAGTTAGCAAGCCGCGATTTTTATGCGGATGGTAAGCTAGGAAAAGAGCATTTTAGTAAATAGAAAAAAGGAATTTTAGAAGACTGTAGAGATAACTCCTTAAACAGCAATACGAAAATAACATTGAGGCTATAAACTGGTTCAAGGAAAACATTTTTCCTGTAGCTAATCAAGGTGATGCCCCTAGAATGGATTTTGAAGTGAGTGCTGATCTTGCTCCATCTCTTAGTGCAGATGGCCGGTTTAAATTTTCCCGTGTTGCAACCTTTTTCAAAAATCATGCTACTCCCGCGAGGCATGTGCATACTCATCAGACCGCTAGTGCATTTAGTTCTCCCGATCGATATTTGCACCAAACCATAAATAGAGGAAATGAATATTTAGTAAGTGATAATGGAATCTATAAGTTTCGTGGTGTTGACTATAACGAAGCCGTTTCTCAGTGGGTTGACGGTGGTAAGCTTGGTGTTGAGCCGAATAATAGGGGTTATTATCAAGTGTATGATGATAGTAGTAAGTCCTGGATGCTGTTCAATGATTTTTAAGATGAGTTGCAGGTATGATATTTTCTAAATATATTTTTGTTATAGCTACCTTTATATTTGTCTCGTCAGGATGTTTCGGTTTTGAGGAGTACGAGCCGAGATATGATCAGATAGAAAGGTTCTTTTATCTTAATGATAGTGATTTGTATGGGGTTCTAGTTAAGTTAGGGAAAAATAAAAGAATTGGGGAGATTCGAGTCAGTAATAAAGAAAGGCTGTTTGTTTTAAAGGATAAATTATTTGAGGGTTACTCTGCTCCCGATTTGAATGCGGTTAGTATACTTGTAGGGCCTGATTTTGATGATGTTATTGAGGAAAAAACTTCGTATTCAGAATCTTTTTTTGTTATTTGCGTACCTTATGGTGAGTTTTATAAAAAGAACGAAAAGTGGCGTAGAGATGTTGTTGAAATTAAGTTTGATATTAAATTAAGCACTCTTGATTTGGTGGAGCGAAATGTTTGTCGTACAGCATTACTTCCAGTTCCGTAGTGTGGATTAGCTAACCGTTGCTTGCCGTCTCTCTGCTGGTTGGGTCTGCACTATGATGGGATAGCTTGTACTTTTAAAGTTGTCCGTTTTACCTTGTTGAAGGGGATAAACCAGTGTATGAATGTTGAGCATGCTAGTTGAAGTGGGTAGACGTTGAGCCACTTTATGTGTATAGCGTTATTGATGATAGCGGCTAATTAAACCACGGAAGATGCCTTTCCTTGTGATCCTGTCTGTTGGGTGCTAGTAACGGTGTTTAGTCTATAAAAATACTCAGTTTTTCTAATTAAGTTTTTCCTGCTCTTGTGGTGGCCACATATTCGTGTGGCCATTTTTCTATATATGTCTGGTGTTAGATTTCGCGCCAATAACTCCTGCTTACTCGTTTCTACTTCTTAAGTTGTAGTAGTATTGATACTCTGAAGTCTTGATGTATCGTTAGTGCTGTCGGGCTGCAATTCCCTAATTAGATTTACCTTTCACTCCATTTGTCCTCAAAATATAAGGAAGTTGTTTATGAAAAAAAGTATTTTTTGTTTTCTGGTTACCCTGTTTGGCGGCTTACCGTGTTTTGCCGGTGGCTTAACTCAAGCCGCAGGTATTCGCTTTCATGTGCCGGATGGTCAGATCCGAAATAATGCAGGAGATATTGTTCCTGTCTCCGTTTATTGTATGCAATACGATTCCCGGGCGAATGTGACTTTGCCGGCTTTTATGTCGGGGTTGTTTGGTTTTAGTAATCCAGACCCGGTGCCTAAGGTTAAAGTTGGTACCTGCAATACACTTGTCGAGGCACAATACTTTTCTTTTGAATCTGGTAATTTAAAATCTTCAGATGGGTTGTGTTTAACCCGGTTGGGCACATGGCAGGATCAAATTGATGTGCTATCGACATCTAATAGCTGTACTTCGAGCGGTTTGCCTACAAACTACACGGTTTCGGACACCGTGGAAGATATGATAAATACCGAGGTGGCTTTCCGATATTGTGTGGCAGGTGATACGGAGCAGCAGTGGGAATTAGAGTTACAGGGGGCGGCATTGAAATTGAAAGTTCCCAGTGAGGATCTTTGCCTAGGTTTGGAAGGGGATTTTATTCTCGGGCAGTCGTCCTATAATGAACCTGGTGTATCCTTCCGGTGTGGCAATACGGTGTTGAATGGTATTCTTCTTGACAGAAATATTAAGAATTTTAAAGCGGGGTTGGGCGCGTGTTCCCATGACAAGGCCAACCTGTTGAATACCACCAATCAAGACCTTGTTATTAAAGAAGAAAAAATCCTCCCGATAATCATTCCAATGTAGTTTTGTGTGGCAGGTTTTTTGTGAAAGGCCGCATCTGCGGTCTTATTTCCAATACCTCTGCCAAGCAACAATCACTTTGTTGGGGTATTTGTGTTTGCCGTAGCTGCCGTTATAGCGTGCTAATGCTTCCCGCCAATCACCTTTGGCTACTTCCAAATAATATTTCAGTATGGTGCAGCCATATTTTAAATTGGTGGGAATATCCATAAGGTTATCGTTATCCCGGCCAATTTCTTTTTTCCAAAAAGGCATTATCTGCATCATGCCCTGTGCGCCAACCTGTGATATGGCGAATTGATCAAACGCGCTTTCTACATGAATAACGGCAAGCACATATTCCGGGGGGAGTTGTGCGCGGGTGGAGGCTTTGTGGATTTCTTTCAGTATATGTAAGCGCTCTTCCGGGTCTTTGATAAAACGTTGTAATACACCGGATTTTTGCACCAACCACACCTCGGCATCAAACCGGTCTTCAAAACTGTCGGCCTGGCTTATTGTGGCTTTAAGTGTTTCTCTTAGTGCGGGATCTACTTCCGGTTTGGCTGCGGTTGTTTGGCTGAAGACGAAGCCCAGAATGCAACAGAGAACTATCCCTGCCCAGTGTATTCCGGTTGAGTAAAAATTATGATTTGGGTGTGTTGTTTGCTTCGTCATCAAGTTGTTTGGCCAGCATAATCTCAAGCCTGCGTTTATGCAGACGGTTATAGAGCTCATTGAACAGGACGGAGTAAATCATAGGTTTTACGATAATTGCAATAAAACTTGGTGTGTCGGCGGCAACGTCCGGGGCATGAATAAATAATGTGATCGCTGCTATGCCACTCATCAAGGCTCCAACAATATAGGTGTTGGCAATGAATGCTTTACTGTGTTGTATGTATTGATTTAGCTGGGGAGCGTAGGAGGGTGTTTTAACCAACCAGGAGGAACTGTCCACGAACTTTATTGTAGGAGAAATACCGTGGGTCATGCAGGATATGACGATAGGAATGAAGGTGACGCTAAGGCAGCTAATTACTTCCCATTGTCGATTCTCCATGGTCACGATTGCCGTCGGGCCTATCGCTAAACCTAACAGTAGCAGGC includes:
- a CDS encoding lytic transglycosylase domain-containing protein encodes the protein MTKQTTHPNHNFYSTGIHWAGIVLCCILGFVFSQTTAAKPEVDPALRETLKATISQADSFEDRFDAEVWLVQKSGVLQRFIKDPEERLHILKEIHKASTRAQLPPEYVLAVIHVESAFDQFAISQVGAQGMMQIMPFWKKEIGRDNDNLMDIPTNLKYGCTILKYYLEVAKGDWREALARYNGSYGKHKYPNKVIVAWQRYWK
- a CDS encoding helix-turn-helix transcriptional regulator, with translation MTICREKLLQLRKERGWSQEKLATISGISERTIQRIERDGTCSLESQLALASTFDISPTELAPISKPTEITYSINWGGIFGLLLLGLAIGPTAIVTMENRQWEVISCLSVTFIPIVISCMTHGISPTIKFVDSSSWLVKTPSYAPQLNQYIQHSKAFIANTYIVGALMSGIAAITLFIHAPDVAADTPSFIAIIVKPMIYSVLFNELYNRLHKRRLEIMLAKQLDDEANNTPKS